In Gemmobacter sp. 24YEA27, a genomic segment contains:
- the bamE gene encoding outer membrane protein assembly factor BamE, whose amino-acid sequence MALRMAALGLLLMVAACAKVYRNHGYVPDDTELAKVEVGVDTRDTVATKIGRPSAQGLLNDLGWFYVQSRFEHYGPKEPTEIERQVVAINFSENGTVQNIGRYGLEDGRVIELSRRVTETNIKGVSLIGQLLGNVGRIQAGDLVRN is encoded by the coding sequence ATGGCGCTGCGTATGGCGGCCCTGGGGCTTCTGCTCATGGTCGCGGCCTGTGCGAAAGTCTATCGCAATCACGGCTATGTTCCCGATGATACCGAACTGGCAAAGGTCGAGGTCGGCGTCGATACCCGCGACACGGTGGCGACAAAAATCGGCCGCCCCTCGGCCCAGGGTCTGCTGAATGACCTAGGCTGGTTCTATGTGCAGAGCCGGTTCGAACATTACGGCCCGAAAGAGCCGACAGAGATCGAACGCCAGGTCGTCGCGATCAATTTCTCGGAAAACGGAACGGTGCAGAATATCGGCCGCTACGGGCTTGAAGATGGCCGCGTGATCGAGCTGTCGCGCCGTGTGACGGAAACGAATATCAAGGGCGTAAGCCTGATCGGCCAGCTTCTGGGCAATGTGGGCCGTATTCAGGCCGGCGACCTCGTCCGGAACTGA
- a CDS encoding methylenetetrahydrofolate reductase: protein MALFSFRKPAAPATSGGALESFLKGYSIEVMPRTAEKIPDFRALLPEGTRVYIAHIEGTPIEEMVATAKRIGEEGYTVMPHFPARIIKDKAVLVDWISRYKDVGVRQGLMLAGGVAKPYGDFHSSMQLLESGAFDGFERLHVAGHPEGNKDIDADGSDRAVMEAARWKSAFAERTDAKMAMATQFCFDAEPVIAWVNRLQQEGVSLPVHIGIAGPAKLQTLIKFAIACGVGPSLKVLQKRALDVTKLLLPYEPTDVLAALAAHKAANPGFAIEQVHFFPLGGIKTNAEWVTANGGLAGKPARAA from the coding sequence ATGGCCCTGTTTTCCTTCCGCAAACCCGCCGCTCCCGCGACATCCGGCGGTGCTCTGGAAAGCTTTCTGAAAGGCTATTCCATCGAGGTCATGCCGCGCACCGCCGAGAAGATCCCGGATTTCCGCGCGCTGCTCCCCGAGGGCACCCGGGTCTATATCGCCCATATCGAGGGCACGCCGATCGAAGAAATGGTCGCCACCGCAAAACGGATCGGCGAGGAAGGCTATACGGTGATGCCGCATTTCCCGGCCCGCATCATCAAGGATAAGGCGGTGCTGGTCGACTGGATCTCGCGCTACAAAGATGTCGGCGTGCGCCAGGGGCTGATGCTCGCGGGCGGGGTCGCAAAACCCTATGGCGATTTCCACTCCTCGATGCAGTTGCTGGAATCAGGCGCCTTTGACGGGTTCGAGCGTCTCCACGTCGCGGGCCATCCGGAGGGCAATAAGGATATCGACGCCGATGGCTCGGATCGTGCGGTGATGGAGGCGGCGCGCTGGAAATCGGCCTTTGCCGAGCGGACGGATGCGAAAATGGCGATGGCGACACAGTTCTGTTTCGACGCGGAACCGGTGATTGCCTGGGTCAACCGGCTGCAGCAGGAGGGCGTGTCCCTGCCCGTCCATATCGGCATCGCAGGGCCGGCAAAGCTGCAGACCCTGATCAAATTCGCCATTGCCTGCGGTGTTGGCCCGTCTTTGAAAGTGCTGCAAAAACGCGCGCTGGATGTGACCAAGCTGCTGCTGCCCTATGAGCCGACCGATGTGCTTGCCGCGCTTGCCGCCCATAAGGCCGCCAATCCCGGTTTCGCGATCGAGCAGGTGCATTTCTTCCCGCTCGGCGGCATCAAGACCAATGCGGAATGGGTCACCGCCAATGGCGGCCTCGCCGGAAAACCCGCACGCGCTGCCTGA
- a CDS encoding virulence factor has product MPEITIVRWRDIPAQVIVGKGRRGSKVQLPERFEQAIDRCAMKIGARDSDAYLAEWRKAVEGEAEGDPDDIARDAAARLEAEYDTDRIKALIANDGWATPPTAG; this is encoded by the coding sequence ATGCCGGAAATCACCATCGTTCGCTGGCGAGACATTCCCGCCCAGGTCATCGTCGGCAAGGGCAGGCGCGGATCAAAAGTGCAGCTGCCCGAGCGGTTTGAACAGGCAATCGACCGCTGCGCGATGAAGATCGGCGCGCGGGACTCTGACGCCTATCTCGCAGAGTGGCGCAAGGCCGTCGAAGGCGAGGCCGAAGGCGATCCCGATGACATCGCCCGCGATGCCGCCGCCCGCCTTGAGGCCGAATACGACACCGACCGGATCAAAGCGCTGATTGCCAATGATGGCTGGGCCACGCCCCCCACCGCGGGCTGA
- a CDS encoding site-specific integrase, translating to MATFRKLPSGAIRAEVSCKGRRSSKSFPTKQAAKEWAARQEFRITESAEAPVDHGTFGDVLKRYANEVSPSRRGERWEILKIRNFRSDPISSYNMADLTPEVFAKWRDKRLSEVQPATVSREMQLMSAVLNCARKEWSMLTVNPLSDVRKPKKPEPRNRLPLPDDMERMAYAAGDDLSTATARAFHAFRFAIQTAMRAGEIVGLTWDRVDLQRRVARLDRTKNGRSREVPLFSEAVRLLQALPKTDQVFNLTSAQIDALWRKVRDKSQDVGLKFHDSRHAAITALSKKLDVLALARMVGHKDLRMLQVYYKETAEELAKRLDQVMLTNGEARA from the coding sequence ATGGCAACATTCCGCAAGCTTCCGTCAGGCGCCATCAGGGCAGAGGTCTCTTGCAAAGGCAGGCGATCATCTAAGTCATTTCCGACGAAGCAGGCTGCGAAAGAATGGGCTGCGCGGCAAGAGTTCAGGATCACCGAGTCCGCAGAGGCGCCGGTCGATCATGGGACCTTCGGCGATGTTCTCAAGCGCTATGCGAATGAAGTGTCGCCATCCAGGCGCGGCGAGCGTTGGGAGATTCTTAAGATCAGAAATTTTCGGAGCGATCCGATCTCGTCATATAACATGGCAGACCTCACCCCAGAGGTCTTTGCTAAATGGCGGGACAAGAGGTTGTCCGAGGTGCAGCCAGCCACGGTCAGCCGCGAGATGCAGCTGATGTCTGCCGTCCTGAATTGTGCGCGAAAAGAATGGAGTATGTTAACTGTCAACCCGCTCTCGGATGTCCGCAAGCCCAAGAAGCCTGAGCCTCGGAACCGCTTGCCATTACCGGACGATATGGAACGGATGGCTTATGCGGCCGGTGATGATCTCTCCACTGCGACCGCCCGAGCTTTTCATGCATTCAGGTTCGCGATCCAGACTGCGATGCGCGCGGGCGAGATTGTGGGCTTGACCTGGGATAGGGTTGATCTGCAACGGCGCGTCGCAAGGCTTGATCGGACGAAAAACGGTCGATCGCGTGAGGTGCCGCTCTTTTCTGAGGCGGTGCGGCTGTTGCAGGCGTTGCCAAAGACAGATCAGGTATTCAATCTGACCAGTGCGCAAATTGATGCTTTATGGCGAAAAGTCCGCGACAAGTCGCAGGATGTGGGGCTGAAATTTCACGACAGTCGGCATGCCGCAATTACCGCGCTTTCGAAAAAGCTTGATGTCCTGGCGCTGGCCCGAATGGTTGGGCACAAAGACCTCCGCATGCTCCAAGTGTATTACAAAGAAACGGCGGAGGAGTTGGCAAAGCGCCTTGACCAGGTCATGTTGACAAATGGCGAAGCCAGAGCCTGA
- a CDS encoding ornithine-acyl-ACP acyltransferase: MSRGGATIIAPQMAGIARGGMRARLADGAGDTDAVMALRHQAWPSDGADPLDAVAGQLMIEGRDGRLLATVRVGLVPALSLAGSYSARFYDLAPLAAEGGLWLEPGRFAAAPGAGWEALRLCWAALARIALEAGVRGLFGCASFPGADWQHHREALALLAAQPVSPGVLRPGPRAPERVAYPALAGVVSDQKAALAGTPPLLRFYLSLGGHVSDHAVVDRQLDTLHVFTCVETDKIPKARRESLRALAMD, from the coding sequence ATGTCGAGGGGCGGGGCTACGATCATTGCGCCACAAATGGCCGGTATCGCGCGCGGCGGGATGCGGGCGCGGCTGGCAGACGGTGCCGGTGATACCGACGCGGTGATGGCGCTGAGGCACCAGGCCTGGCCTTCGGATGGCGCCGATCCTCTGGATGCGGTCGCGGGGCAGCTGATGATCGAGGGCAGGGACGGGCGGCTTCTTGCGACAGTGCGGGTGGGGCTGGTGCCCGCACTGTCGCTGGCGGGCAGCTATTCGGCGCGGTTCTATGATCTTGCGCCCCTGGCAGCGGAAGGGGGGCTCTGGCTGGAGCCGGGCCGTTTTGCCGCAGCCCCAGGTGCCGGCTGGGAGGCGCTGCGGCTGTGCTGGGCGGCACTGGCGCGGATCGCGCTGGAGGCGGGGGTGCGGGGGCTCTTCGGCTGCGCCTCGTTTCCGGGCGCAGACTGGCAGCATCACCGCGAGGCGCTGGCGCTGCTGGCCGCGCAGCCTGTTTCGCCAGGCGTCCTGCGCCCGGGGCCGCGCGCGCCAGAGCGGGTGGCGTATCCGGCCCTGGCCGGTGTGGTCAGCGACCAGAAGGCTGCGCTGGCGGGGACGCCGCCCTTGCTGCGCTTTTATCTCTCGCTTGGCGGCCATGTGTCGGATCATGCGGTGGTGGACCGCCAGCTCGACACGCTGCATGTCTTCACCTGCGTCGAGACCGACAAAATACCAAAGGCGCGCAGAGAGTCCCTGCGCGCCCTGGCTATGGACTGA
- a CDS encoding RlmE family RNA methyltransferase: MSKPPEGKNTSGRGARDLRVKVKTAKGRKLSSTLWLERQLNDPYVVRAKRDGFRGRAAYKIMELDDRYGFLKPGARVVDLGCAPGGWCQVAVPRVNSLGENLKKPQGYVLGVDLQEVEPIPGAEIHQLDFLEDGADDKVKAWLGGRADVVMSDMAAAASGHKGTDHLRIIALIEAALAFAYDVLDDGGTFVAKVLAGGAENQMQAELKRNFTKVANVKPPSSRKDSSEKFVIAMGFRGRNREQSPGEE, translated from the coding sequence ATGTCGAAACCGCCAGAGGGCAAGAACACGTCGGGCCGTGGTGCGCGCGATCTGCGCGTCAAGGTCAAGACCGCCAAGGGGCGCAAGCTTTCGTCAACGCTCTGGCTGGAGCGGCAGCTGAACGACCCCTATGTCGTCCGCGCCAAACGCGACGGCTTTCGCGGGCGGGCGGCCTATAAAATCATGGAGCTTGATGACCGCTACGGGTTTCTGAAGCCGGGTGCGCGGGTGGTTGACCTTGGCTGTGCACCGGGCGGCTGGTGCCAGGTCGCAGTGCCGCGCGTCAATTCGCTGGGCGAGAACCTGAAAAAACCGCAGGGCTATGTGCTGGGGGTCGATCTTCAGGAGGTGGAGCCGATCCCGGGGGCCGAAATCCACCAGCTCGATTTTCTTGAGGACGGCGCCGATGACAAGGTCAAGGCCTGGCTGGGCGGGCGCGCCGATGTGGTGATGTCGGATATGGCGGCGGCGGCCTCGGGCCATAAGGGCACCGACCACCTGCGGATCATTGCGCTGATCGAGGCGGCGCTGGCCTTCGCCTATGACGTGCTGGATGATGGCGGCACATTCGTTGCCAAAGTGCTGGCCGGCGGCGCCGAGAATCAGATGCAGGCCGAGCTGAAGCGCAACTTCACCAAAGTCGCCAATGTGAAACCGCCTTCAAGCCGCAAGGATTCCTCGGAAAAATTCGTGATCGCCATGGGCTTTCGCGGCCGTAACCGCGAGCAGAGCCCGGGCGAGGAATGA
- a CDS encoding DUF177 domain-containing protein — protein MAAKTPNPPAPAAAEGRDSAAPILRAATLSHRKPTRFRWRPDAAGRAELARSLDLPRIDRFTFVGEILPEGRADFRLVARMQADVTQSCVVTLAPVPARIDEEVRRSFLSDWTPPEAEEFEIPEGDSEEPLPEMLDIADVAREALALALPPWPRAEGAELGETVIAPPERRR, from the coding sequence ATGGCAGCCAAGACCCCCAATCCGCCCGCCCCCGCAGCCGCCGAAGGCCGCGACAGCGCCGCGCCGATTCTGCGCGCGGCCACGCTTTCGCATCGCAAGCCCACGCGCTTTCGCTGGCGCCCGGACGCGGCGGGGCGGGCCGAACTCGCCCGGAGCCTCGATCTGCCACGAATCGACCGCTTTACCTTTGTCGGCGAGATCCTGCCGGAAGGCCGCGCTGATTTCCGTCTGGTCGCCAGGATGCAGGCCGATGTGACCCAGTCCTGTGTCGTCACCCTCGCCCCCGTCCCCGCCCGGATCGACGAAGAGGTCAGGCGCAGCTTCCTCTCGGACTGGACGCCGCCTGAGGCCGAGGAATTCGAGATCCCCGAAGGCGACAGCGAAGAGCCGCTTCCCGAAATGCTCGACATTGCCGATGTCGCCCGTGAGGCGCTGGCGCTGGCGCTGCCGCCCTGGCCGCGCGCCGAAGGCGCAGAGCTCGGCGAGACGGTCATTGCCCCCCCGGAGAGACGCCGCTGA
- the moaC gene encoding cyclic pyranopterin monophosphate synthase MoaC, with protein sequence MTPRTPAETPTAAPSPLSHFDDQGHAHMVDVSDKPVTSRLALAEGWVMMEPATLALVTEGRAAKGDVLGTARLAGIMGAKRTADLIPLCHPLPVTKVALELTPDRGQGGVHITATVRTTGQTGVEMEALTAVSVAALTVYDMLKAAEKGMRIEGIRLLRKEGGKSGSFEAGL encoded by the coding sequence ATGACCCCGCGAACGCCCGCTGAAACGCCCACCGCCGCCCCCTCGCCGCTCAGTCATTTCGACGATCAGGGTCATGCCCATATGGTCGATGTCTCCGACAAGCCCGTGACCTCGCGCCTTGCTCTGGCCGAGGGCTGGGTGATGATGGAACCCGCGACGCTGGCCCTGGTGACCGAAGGCCGCGCGGCCAAGGGGGATGTGCTGGGAACGGCGCGGCTTGCCGGGATCATGGGGGCGAAACGCACCGCCGATCTGATCCCGCTCTGCCACCCGCTGCCGGTGACCAAAGTCGCGCTGGAGCTGACCCCGGATAGAGGCCAGGGCGGCGTCCATATCACCGCGACCGTCCGCACCACCGGCCAGACCGGCGTCGAGATGGAGGCACTGACCGCCGTTTCTGTCGCGGCGCTGACGGTCTATGACATGCTCAAGGCGGCGGAAAAGGGAATGCGGATCGAAGGCATCCGGCTTTTGCGCAAAGAAGGCGGCAAATCCGGCAGTTTCGAGGCCGGGTTATGA
- the glp gene encoding gephyrin-like molybdotransferase Glp, whose product MIPVDEAMARLFALAPELETEEVPLRDAAGRWLAAPVIASRDQPPFDASAMDGYALAGTPAPGESFRVIGEAGAGHAFTDVIGEGQAVRIFTGAPVPDGASRVVIQENTRREGDRITITDRDSGANIRPRGQDFRIGSEIGPRRLRAADLALIASMNVASVSLRRRPVVAVISTGDELVMPGDTPRPDQIIASNSFAIKAIAEEEGAVARFLPIARDTEADLSAVFTLAQDADVIVTSGGASVGDHDLVAPVAKSLGMEAGFWKIALRPGKPLMAGRLFGAAMLGLPGNPVSALICAELFLRPLLRHMQGDPAPGPHFLTAELAQDLPANGPRAHYMRARVEDGRITAFDRQDSALLTVLSASNALLLRPVGDGARHAGDPVRYIPI is encoded by the coding sequence CTGATCCCGGTTGATGAGGCTATGGCGCGGCTCTTTGCCCTTGCGCCAGAACTGGAGACCGAAGAGGTGCCGCTCCGCGACGCCGCCGGCCGCTGGCTTGCCGCCCCGGTGATCGCAAGTCGCGACCAGCCACCCTTTGATGCTTCGGCAATGGATGGTTATGCGCTGGCCGGAACGCCCGCCCCCGGCGAGAGCTTTCGCGTGATCGGTGAAGCAGGCGCAGGTCATGCCTTTACCGACGTGATCGGCGAGGGCCAGGCGGTGCGGATCTTCACCGGCGCCCCGGTCCCGGACGGCGCCTCGCGCGTGGTGATCCAGGAAAATACACGCCGCGAAGGCGACCGCATCACCATCACCGACCGCGATTCAGGCGCCAATATCCGCCCGCGCGGTCAGGATTTCCGCATCGGATCCGAGATCGGCCCGCGCCGGCTGCGCGCCGCCGACCTGGCACTGATCGCCTCGATGAATGTCGCCAGCGTCTCGCTGCGACGCCGCCCGGTCGTCGCGGTGATCTCGACCGGAGACGAGCTGGTCATGCCCGGAGACACCCCCCGCCCCGATCAGATCATCGCCTCAAATTCATTTGCGATCAAAGCGATAGCCGAAGAGGAAGGCGCAGTTGCCCGTTTCCTTCCCATCGCACGCGACACCGAAGCCGATCTGAGCGCGGTCTTCACCCTCGCGCAGGATGCAGATGTGATCGTGACTTCGGGCGGTGCGTCAGTGGGTGATCACGACCTGGTGGCCCCGGTGGCCAAAAGCCTCGGGATGGAGGCGGGGTTCTGGAAGATCGCGCTGCGTCCCGGCAAACCGCTGATGGCGGGGCGGCTGTTCGGCGCGGCGATGCTGGGGCTGCCGGGCAACCCGGTCTCGGCGCTGATCTGCGCCGAACTGTTCCTCCGCCCACTTTTGCGCCATATGCAGGGCGACCCCGCGCCGGGACCGCATTTCCTGACGGCCGAACTCGCTCAGGACCTGCCCGCCAATGGCCCGCGCGCGCATTACATGCGCGCCCGTGTCGAGGACGGCAGGATCACCGCCTTTGACCGCCAGGACAGCGCGCTGCTGACCGTGCTGAGCGCCTCGAACGCGCTTTTACTGCGCCCGGTCGGCGACGGCGCGCGTCATGCAGGCGACCCCGTCCGCTATATCCCGATCTGA
- the msrB gene encoding peptide-methionine (R)-S-oxide reductase MsrB, translating into MSKIVKSDQDWRAQLSDLAYEVTRRHATERAFTHDETPEGDGVYTCICCGAPLFTSEERYESGCGWPAFTAPVADESIEGSRDTTHGMVRTEVHCARCDAHLGHVFPDGPPDRGGLRYCINGVALEFDRQDD; encoded by the coding sequence ATGAGCAAGATCGTCAAATCAGATCAGGACTGGCGCGCACAGCTCTCGGATCTCGCATATGAGGTCACCCGCCGCCATGCAACAGAGCGCGCCTTTACCCATGACGAGACACCGGAAGGCGACGGCGTCTATACTTGCATCTGTTGCGGCGCGCCGCTGTTCACCTCAGAGGAGCGCTACGAGTCGGGCTGCGGCTGGCCCGCCTTTACCGCACCGGTTGCCGATGAAAGCATCGAGGGCTCGCGCGACACCACACATGGCATGGTCCGTACCGAGGTCCATTGCGCGCGTTGCGATGCGCATCTGGGGCATGTCTTCCCCGATGGCCCGCCAGACAGGGGGGGATTGCGCTATTGCATCAATGGTGTGGCGCTGGAATTCGACCGCCAGGACGATTGA
- the plsX gene encoding phosphate acyltransferase PlsX: protein MKSVKDTSPAGTAARVIISADAMGGDQGPAVFVAGLADSIARHPDLFVILHGDEAQLSALVAKTPVLAGRVELRHATEVVTMEDKPAQVMRHGQNTSMWAAIDCVRNGEAGAAVSCGNTGALMAVSMIRLRKLPGINRPAIACLWPSRNPGGFNVMLDVGADVKAEPSDLLQYAVMGSAYASLGLSIQRPRVGLLNVGTEDHKGRAELKEANEILAAHAASGGFTHVGFVEGNEIPGARADVIVTDGFTGNVALKTGEGTAKLVVERLREAFTAGFFAKIAALLAMRSLKRFQKNIDPRRVNGGVFLGLKGTVVKSHGGSDATGISAAIGLARRLALSGLTERIAARLASIETARQDGASEETGPEGSMEGPAGTTGTGPAKEGGSSV, encoded by the coding sequence ATGAAGAGCGTGAAAGACACCTCGCCTGCCGGCACTGCTGCCCGCGTCATCATATCTGCGGATGCTATGGGCGGTGACCAGGGCCCGGCGGTTTTTGTCGCCGGCCTTGCTGATTCCATCGCCCGGCATCCAGACCTCTTCGTCATCCTTCATGGCGACGAGGCGCAGCTCTCTGCCCTGGTTGCAAAGACCCCGGTCCTCGCAGGCCGGGTCGAACTGCGTCACGCGACCGAAGTCGTGACGATGGAGGACAAGCCCGCCCAGGTGATGCGCCATGGCCAGAACACCTCGATGTGGGCGGCGATCGACTGTGTCAGAAATGGCGAGGCGGGCGCTGCGGTCTCATGCGGCAATACCGGCGCGCTGATGGCGGTGTCGATGATCCGGCTGCGCAAGCTGCCGGGGATCAACCGCCCGGCGATTGCCTGCCTCTGGCCCTCGCGCAATCCCGGCGGCTTTAATGTGATGCTGGATGTCGGCGCCGATGTGAAGGCAGAGCCCTCGGATCTGTTGCAATATGCGGTGATGGGGTCGGCCTATGCCTCGCTCGGCCTGTCGATCCAGCGCCCGCGGGTCGGTTTGCTGAATGTCGGCACCGAGGACCACAAGGGCCGGGCCGAGCTGAAAGAAGCCAATGAGATCCTTGCCGCCCATGCGGCTTCGGGCGGCTTTACCCATGTCGGCTTTGTCGAAGGCAATGAGATCCCCGGCGCCCGCGCTGACGTGATCGTGACCGATGGCTTTACCGGCAATGTCGCACTGAAAACCGGCGAAGGCACCGCGAAACTGGTGGTCGAACGCCTGCGCGAAGCCTTTACCGCCGGGTTCTTTGCCAAAATCGCGGCACTGCTGGCGATGCGCTCGCTTAAACGGTTTCAGAAGAATATCGACCCGCGCCGCGTCAATGGCGGAGTCTTCCTCGGGCTGAAAGGCACCGTGGTCAAATCGCATGGCGGATCCGATGCGACCGGCATTTCGGCAGCCATCGGGCTGGCGCGGCGTCTCGCGCTCAGCGGGCTGACCGAACGGATCGCGGCCCGGCTTGCATCTATCGAAACGGCGCGTCAGGATGGCGCGTCTGAGGAAACGGGGCCAGAGGGGTCCATGGAGGGACCTGCCGGTACAACCGGAACCGGTCCCGCGAAAGAGGGCGGTTCATCCGTATGA
- the lexA gene encoding transcriptional repressor LexA, with the protein MLTRKQLELLNFIRDRLDRDGVPPSFDEMKEALDLRSKSGIHRLITALEERGFIRRLAHRARALEIIRLPEALEKRSAASAPAGDVTATAPGFSPRVIDGDRVAQPANALPVSAVHALELPVMGRIAAGVPIEAIAEVSHHIAVPGSMLSGRGNHYALEVKGDSMVEAGINDGDIVVIREQGTADNGDIVVALVEDQEATLKRYRRRGNMIALEAANPAYETRVIPDHLVRVQGRLVGLIRSY; encoded by the coding sequence ATGCTGACGCGCAAACAGCTCGAGCTTCTGAATTTCATCCGGGACCGGCTGGACCGCGATGGCGTCCCGCCCTCCTTTGACGAGATGAAGGAGGCGCTGGATCTGCGGTCGAAATCGGGGATCCACCGGCTGATCACGGCGCTTGAGGAACGCGGCTTCATCCGCCGGCTCGCGCATCGCGCACGTGCCCTGGAGATCATCCGCCTCCCCGAAGCGCTTGAGAAACGTTCTGCCGCATCCGCGCCTGCAGGGGATGTCACCGCCACAGCGCCTGGCTTCTCGCCCCGCGTGATCGACGGCGACCGCGTCGCCCAGCCCGCAAATGCGCTGCCGGTTTCAGCGGTTCATGCGCTGGAACTGCCGGTCATGGGCCGGATCGCTGCCGGTGTGCCGATCGAGGCTATTGCCGAGGTCTCGCATCACATCGCGGTTCCGGGGTCGATGCTTTCGGGGCGCGGCAATCACTATGCGCTTGAAGTCAAAGGCGATTCCATGGTCGAGGCCGGGATCAACGATGGCGATATCGTGGTGATCCGCGAACAGGGAACCGCCGATAATGGCGATATCGTGGTGGCATTGGTCGAGGACCAGGAAGCGACCCTGAAACGCTATCGCCGCCGCGGCAATATGATCGCGCTGGAGGCTGCCAATCCAGCCTATGAAACCCGGGTTATCCCGGATCACCTGGTCCGGGTTCAGGGGCGGCTGGTCGGGCTGATCCGCAGCTACTGA
- a CDS encoding methyltetrahydrofolate cobalamin methyltransferase has protein sequence MTRTVIESKTKTVIIGFDEPFCVIGERINPTGRKKLAAELEAGNFDTVIRDALEQVACGATVLDINSGAVFTNMMAKDPRYADNNFVEPPLMKQLIEIVQQTVDVPLCIDSSVPGALEAGLMACEGRPLLNSVTGEEERLELVLPLVKKYNVPVVAISNDDTGISPDPDVRFAVAKKIVERAADFGIPAHDIVVDPLVMPVGAMGSAGQQVFTLVRRLRDELGVNTTCGASNISFGLPHRHGINGAFLPMAICAGMTSAIMNPVRQQEMEAIRAANFLMNHDANGGEWIRFSKVIEAVEGGQTFSEASAAAATSAAGGRRGGRRARG, from the coding sequence ATGACCCGTACCGTCATTGAATCTAAAACGAAAACCGTGATCATCGGTTTCGACGAGCCCTTTTGTGTCATCGGCGAGCGGATCAACCCGACGGGGCGTAAAAAGCTCGCAGCCGAGCTTGAGGCGGGGAATTTCGACACCGTCATCCGGGATGCTCTGGAACAGGTCGCCTGTGGCGCAACCGTGCTCGATATCAATTCGGGCGCTGTCTTCACCAATATGATGGCGAAAGACCCGCGCTACGCCGACAATAACTTTGTCGAGCCGCCGCTGATGAAACAGCTGATCGAGATCGTGCAGCAGACCGTCGACGTGCCTTTGTGCATCGACAGCTCGGTCCCGGGCGCGCTTGAGGCCGGGCTTATGGCCTGCGAGGGCCGCCCGCTCCTGAACTCGGTCACCGGGGAAGAGGAACGGCTGGAACTCGTGCTGCCGCTGGTCAAGAAATACAATGTGCCGGTGGTGGCGATTTCGAATGACGATACCGGCATCTCGCCCGATCCCGATGTGCGCTTTGCCGTCGCGAAGAAGATCGTGGAACGTGCCGCCGATTTCGGCATTCCGGCGCATGATATCGTGGTTGACCCGCTGGTGATGCCGGTTGGCGCCATGGGCTCTGCCGGGCAGCAGGTCTTCACGCTGGTGCGCCGGTTGCGCGACGAGCTGGGCGTCAACACCACCTGCGGCGCCTCGAATATCTCCTTCGGCCTGCCCCATCGCCATGGCATCAACGGCGCCTTCCTGCCGATGGCGATCTGCGCCGGCATGACCAGTGCGATCATGAACCCGGTCCGCCAGCAGGAGATGGAGGCAATCCGCGCTGCCAATTTCCTGATGAACCATGATGCGAATGGCGGCGAATGGATCCGCTTCTCGAAGGTGATCGAGGCGGTTGAGGGCGGCCAGACCTTTTCGGAGGCCTCGGCTGCGGCTGCGACAAGTGCGGCCGGTGGCCGTCGTGGCGGGCGCCGCGCGCGCGGCTGA
- the rpmF gene encoding 50S ribosomal protein L32, whose amino-acid sequence MAVPQNRVTKSRRNMRRAHDALVAANPNECNNCGELKRPHHVCPSCGHYDSKEVVAVAREVDIDEDAA is encoded by the coding sequence ATGGCCGTCCCTCAGAACCGAGTTACCAAATCCCGCCGCAATATGCGCCGCGCTCATGATGCGCTGGTTGCCGCGAATCCGAACGAGTGCAACAACTGCGGCGAACTGAAGCGCCCGCACCATGTCTGCCCGTCCTGCGGCCACTACGATTCGAAAGAAGTCGTGGCTGTGGCGCGCGAAGTCGATATCGACGAAGACGCAGCATAA